In one window of Tumebacillus algifaecis DNA:
- a CDS encoding LodA/GoxA family CTQ-dependent oxidase, which produces MTTKKIVKCAIHPAIGIARVGNSPDQYFIGPEVPGVTPSPSTGFKDEQGRIKRQGAKFRIYGLDSDGNVVRELSMNDTDVDSISWTVHLANKKAAWYNFDLALDIPVASDIKSNRRNSKYSDNERSKLIIDPGQRTLSAPNKTARFDTGTFLDTPVDLGEIFTDSSGNLVVLGGFGHSSSPDGSQVYTFANNDGWHDDTSDGPICAKVTINGESIEVDPAWVIVAPPDFAPGIAGIVTMYDIALEVSQTMNPVPIQVSFTKHILPIFQRFSLSQWVNEGFYQEFGYNAPWDFLNKDLLRHLADPSPEMRPLRNEIFEKFRQPSYEKMERDAWPPMYGDGMDIPAYNPRNWLSMTSLQYTWLEKWAQGDFTADYNEAATSVQKLEDLPVSDRPDALNEAALAAALGGAFHPGCEATWPMRILSLYSAPFRIKLGSPCRNEDWGPVLTPEIALGEDGPLSGGSLAGDITRWMAVPWQTDTASCRSGYEPKINKYLPTFWPARVPNHVLSEENYNRVMDVNLTMPERQDAFDIRTDWLEAFPSSKENLNRFVEDWYKVGVIVRQDGPPDTTRFPSAIHVEMGNEMKKQ; this is translated from the coding sequence TTTCGCATCTATGGACTCGACAGCGATGGCAATGTCGTGCGCGAACTGTCCATGAATGACACAGATGTCGATTCGATCTCTTGGACTGTGCATCTGGCCAACAAAAAAGCTGCGTGGTACAACTTCGATCTAGCGCTCGACATCCCCGTGGCATCCGACATCAAATCCAACCGCCGCAATAGCAAATACAGCGATAATGAGCGGTCCAAACTCATCATCGACCCAGGTCAACGCACGCTCAGCGCTCCCAATAAAACTGCTCGTTTTGACACCGGAACCTTCCTCGACACCCCCGTTGACCTTGGCGAGATCTTTACCGATTCAAGCGGCAATCTGGTCGTGCTCGGAGGCTTCGGTCATTCAAGTTCTCCAGACGGTAGCCAAGTCTACACGTTTGCCAACAACGACGGTTGGCACGATGACACCTCAGACGGTCCGATCTGCGCCAAAGTGACAATCAACGGGGAGTCGATCGAAGTTGATCCCGCTTGGGTCATCGTTGCCCCGCCAGATTTTGCACCAGGTATCGCCGGAATCGTCACCATGTACGACATCGCCTTGGAAGTCAGCCAGACCATGAACCCTGTGCCGATCCAAGTATCATTTACGAAACATATCCTGCCGATCTTCCAACGCTTCTCTCTCTCCCAATGGGTCAATGAAGGCTTCTATCAAGAGTTTGGCTACAATGCTCCTTGGGACTTCCTCAACAAAGATTTGCTTCGACACTTAGCCGATCCATCACCTGAGATGCGACCATTGCGCAACGAAATTTTTGAAAAGTTTCGTCAACCCAGCTATGAAAAAATGGAACGTGACGCGTGGCCTCCCATGTATGGAGATGGCATGGACATCCCGGCATATAACCCCCGCAACTGGCTGTCTATGACCTCACTGCAATACACTTGGCTGGAAAAATGGGCACAAGGGGACTTCACCGCCGATTACAACGAGGCAGCAACTTCCGTGCAAAAGCTTGAAGATCTGCCAGTATCAGATCGCCCGGATGCCCTGAACGAAGCGGCACTCGCTGCGGCACTTGGCGGTGCTTTTCACCCTGGTTGTGAAGCCACGTGGCCCATGCGCATCCTCTCCTTATATAGCGCACCATTTCGCATCAAACTTGGCTCGCCCTGCAGGAATGAAGATTGGGGTCCGGTGCTCACGCCGGAGATTGCGCTCGGTGAGGATGGCCCACTTAGCGGAGGCAGTCTGGCAGGTGATATCACGCGTTGGATGGCTGTGCCGTGGCAAACCGACACCGCGAGCTGCCGATCCGGCTATGAGCCGAAGATCAACAAATACCTGCCCACGTTCTGGCCGGCCCGCGTGCCCAACCATGTACTGAGTGAAGAGAACTACAACAGAGTCATGGACGTAAACTTGACGATGCCAGAGCGTCAGGATGCTTTCGATATACGAACCGATTGGCTCGAAGCATTCCCGTCCTCTAAGGAAAACCTCAACCGCTTTGTCGAAGATTGGTACAAAGTAGGTGTTATTGTGCGCCAGGACGGTCCGCCTGACACCACCCGATTCCCAAGTGCGATTCACGTGGAAATGGGGAACGAGATGAAAAAACAGTGA
- a CDS encoding NAD(P)/FAD-dependent oxidoreductase, translating to MKQHFQTVILGGGTAGSAAAFLLSRADVSTLMIERSAPRGWKIGEGLPPSSTALLQQFGLLDHFCSDGHLPSHGNRSAWGSAQFAEHSFIFEANGHGWHLDREKLDRMLAESAVRQGAQRFEHTSLINFFQTNDGWELELSNGTTIHAEWVIDATGRNSHFAHRQNVQRQAYDHLVAITGLFITDHDQDQDSLTTIEASEHGWWYTALLPERRRVVAYLSDGDLPLTKEARNPDRWQQMLFESTQIGSLMMKHNYQLHIPPRMVNANSSCLPTAVGDRWLAIGDAAAAYDPLSSQGILMALGTALESTEALLAHRKGDTRAIPAYADFVNQIYLEYLGSRDYFYSMEQRFPKSPFWQRRTHTKRRNP from the coding sequence GTGAAGCAACATTTTCAAACGGTCATCCTTGGCGGCGGAACAGCAGGTTCCGCCGCCGCTTTCCTGCTCAGTCGTGCTGATGTCTCCACCCTCATGATTGAACGATCGGCACCGCGCGGATGGAAAATTGGCGAAGGGCTTCCCCCTTCCTCAACCGCTTTGTTGCAGCAGTTTGGCCTCCTTGACCACTTTTGCTCAGATGGGCATCTTCCTTCCCACGGGAATCGGTCCGCTTGGGGTTCCGCACAGTTTGCTGAACACAGCTTCATCTTTGAAGCGAACGGTCACGGATGGCACCTTGATCGTGAAAAATTGGACCGGATGCTTGCCGAGTCAGCAGTTCGCCAAGGTGCACAACGATTCGAGCACACAAGCCTCATCAATTTTTTTCAAACGAATGATGGTTGGGAATTGGAACTGTCCAACGGCACGACCATCCATGCAGAATGGGTGATCGATGCGACCGGACGAAACAGCCATTTCGCACATCGTCAGAATGTTCAACGCCAAGCCTATGATCATCTCGTTGCCATTACTGGCTTGTTCATCACAGACCACGACCAAGATCAGGACTCACTGACAACGATTGAAGCGTCCGAACATGGCTGGTGGTACACCGCCCTCCTACCAGAGCGCAGGCGAGTCGTCGCCTATTTGAGCGACGGCGATCTTCCGCTGACGAAGGAGGCGCGAAATCCTGACAGATGGCAACAAATGCTCTTTGAGAGCACACAAATCGGCAGTTTGATGATGAAACACAACTATCAGCTGCACATTCCCCCACGCATGGTGAATGCGAACAGTTCCTGCCTGCCCACTGCAGTTGGTGACCGATGGCTGGCGATTGGCGATGCAGCCGCCGCCTATGATCCGCTCTCCTCTCAAGGCATACTGATGGCGCTTGGCACAGCTCTCGAATCGACCGAAGCTTTGCTGGCACACCGTAAAGGCGACACCCGTGCGATACCTGCGTATGCCGACTTTGTCAATCAGATCTATCTGGAGTACTTAGGATCTCGTGACTATTTCTATTCGATGGAACAACGCTTTCCAAAGTCACCGTTCTGGCAAAGGCGAACCCACACAAAAAGGCGCAATCCATAA
- a CDS encoding GNAT family N-acetyltransferase, whose protein sequence is MVAFRIEQIHSIQEHLEELSELLIQVVAEGASIGFVPPLQLADASRYWETVLEPSVILFVAFQDDQIAGTIQLHLSTKPNGNHRAEIAKLMTHPKFRRHGIARKLMQQAEERAKQEERTLIVLDTREGDPSNLLYTSLDYIQAGRIPHFARSANGELHPTILYYKLLN, encoded by the coding sequence GTGGTTGCATTTCGCATCGAACAAATTCACTCGATTCAGGAACATCTGGAGGAACTTTCGGAACTGCTCATTCAAGTTGTGGCAGAGGGTGCTTCGATCGGCTTCGTCCCACCGTTGCAACTTGCGGATGCAAGTCGTTATTGGGAAACGGTGTTGGAACCTAGTGTAATTCTGTTTGTCGCTTTTCAAGACGATCAGATCGCTGGAACGATTCAGTTGCACCTCTCGACCAAGCCAAACGGTAACCATCGAGCCGAGATCGCCAAATTGATGACACATCCCAAGTTTCGACGTCACGGGATCGCTCGCAAGTTGATGCAACAGGCGGAAGAACGAGCAAAGCAGGAGGAACGAACGCTGATCGTGCTCGATACGAGAGAAGGAGATCCTTCTAATCTTCTGTATACCTCCCTTGATTACATCCAAGCGGGACGGATTCCTCATTTTGCGCGATCGGCGAACGGGGAATTACATCCCACCATTCTCTACTATAAACTGCTCAACTAA